One Phaseolus vulgaris cultivar G19833 chromosome 11, P. vulgaris v2.0, whole genome shotgun sequence genomic window carries:
- the LOC137822995 gene encoding uncharacterized protein isoform X1 has translation MASLVPGVLLKLMQHMNTDVKVAGEHRSSLLQVVSIVPALAGGELFPNQGFYLKVSDSLHATYVSLPDEHDDLILSDKIQLGQFVFVDRLEGASPVPILHGVRPIPGRHACVGTPEDIVATTHSLGFLGNAKAKKNSACSGPLDLERSRSPRKVLGNHHVGEKEKEKKEKVRLHNEEQLDKKPAVLAKSKSQTTKAVAANNTIDVKKEPLARLKSFNSRATPSSPTSCYSLPTSFEKFANGVKNQANIKGVDRLTAKVGVLEVGKGVRGASPTGKRISMGNPIRNLVQGIELGAKVLRKSWEGSMEVKNKDTSKSRATKSDPKPEVRGSTPRRSTSSEKLSSKEESKMQPLTKSSKEEHRTQTSIKKVVANGTMEEQEKTGKQRVSVGKKSSEFSNTGFPGNLVKVSPSSRKVTDASVQWASLPSSIAKLGREVMKHRDAAQMAATEAIQEAAAAESLLQCLSVYAELSNSANEQNPHPTIEQFLTLHASLNSARMIADSLAKSIPDDSSQDNERIITEEAIKLKSDRQKLANSWVQTAISTNLSSFSVYNREPPSSRLPASTNSQNQKNIMGSKPMVVIESSSEDTSSKSHGKTRQSQTGSSSKQALQGTPRKAGNALSNGHKQLVQSPPRDWVRGNGFDEVVDLTDMLQLRSRDWFLVFVERFLDSDGDTASLSNNGQIAGMLTQLKSVNDWLDEVGSSKNEGESCQIPAETIDRLRKKIYEYLLTHVESAAAALTGGSQSSPGVQTSEIKVQK, from the exons ATGGCAAGTCTTGTTCCTGGGGTGCTTCTCAAACTTATGCAGCACATGAACACAGATGTGAAAGTTGCTGGTGAGCACAGGTCCTCTCTGTTGCAAGTAGTGAGCATTGTTCCGGCTCTTGCCGGGGGTGAGTTGTTCCCAAATCAAGGCTTTTATCTCAAGGTTTCTGATTCCTTGCATGCCACCTATGTCTCTCTCCCTGATGAACATGATGATCTCATCCTCAGTGACAAGATTCAACTGGGGCAGTTTGTTTTTGTGGATCGTTTGGAGGGTGCTTCACCAGTTCCTATTCTTCACGGGGTTAGGCCTATTCCTGGGAGGCACGCCTGTGTTGGAACCCCTGAGGACATTGTTGCAACAACTCACTCACTTGGGTTCCTCGGTAACGCTAAGGCTAAAAAGAACAGTGCTTGTTCTGGTCCCTTGGACTTAGAGAGATCCAGGTCTCCTAGGAAAGTGTTGGGGAATCACCACGTTGGggagaaggagaaggagaagaaggAGAAAGTAAGACTGCATAATGAAGAGCAATTAGACAAGAAACCAGCGGTTTTGGCTAAGAGTAAATCTCAGACAACAAAAGCAGTGGCAGCCAACAATACTATTGATGTGAAGAAGGAACCATTGGCAAGATTGAAGTCATTTAATTCAAGGGCCACTCCTTCTTCCCCCACTAGTTGTTATTCTTTGCCTACTTCCTTTGAGAAATTTGCCAACGGGGTCAAGAATCAGGCAAATATCAAGGGAGTGGACAGGCTAACTGCCAAGGTGGGAGTGTTGGAGGTAGGAAAGGGTGTCCGTGGAGCTAGTCCAACCGGAAAGAGAATTTCCATGGGAAACCCGATCAGAAATTTGGTTCAGGGAATTGAGCTTGGAGCTAAGGTGCTGCGTAAGAGCTGGGAAGGGAGTATGGAAGTCAAGAATAAAGACACATCCAAATCAAGGGCTACCAAGTCTGACCCTAAGCCTGAGGTTCGTGGCTCA ACTCCTAGGAGAAGTACTTCAAGTGAAAAGTTGTCCTCTAAAGAAGAGAGCAAGATGCAACCGCTGACAAAGTCCTCCAAGGAAGAGCACAGGACTCAAACATCTATAAAGAAAGTTGTTGCCAATGGAACTATGGAAGAACAAGAAAAGACAGGCAAGCAAAGAGTTTCTGTTGGAAAGAAATCGTCAGAATTTTCAAACACTGGATTCCCTGGAAACTTGGTGAAAGTTTCTCCAAGTAGTAGAAAAGTGACAGATGCAAGTGTTCAATGGGCTTCACTGCCATCATCTATAGCAAAGCTTGGCAGG GAAGTGATGAAGCACAGAGATGCAGCACAAATGGCAGCAACTGAGGCTATTCAGGAGGCTGCTGCTGCTGAGAGTTTGCTGCAATGTCTAAG CGTATATGCAGAGCTAAGTAATTCTGCAAATGAGCAAAACCCGCATCCTACAATAGAGCAGTTCTTGACTCTTCATGCTAGCCTAAATAGTGCACGAATGATTGCTGACTCGCTAGCCAAATCCATTCCAGATGACTCTTCTCAAGATAACGAAAGAATCATAACAGAAGaagcaataaaactcaaatcAGATAGACAAAAGCTTGCAAATTCTTGGGTCCAAACTGCTATATCCACCAATCTATCATCCTTTTCTGTTTATAACCGAGAACCTCCATCATCCAGGCTTCCAGCTTCAACCAATTCTCAAAACCAAAAGAATATCATGGGAAGCAAACCAATGGTGGTCATAGAAAGTTCAAGTGAAGATACTTCATCAAAATCTCATGGAAAAACCCGTCAGAGTCAGACGGGTAGTAGTTCCAAACAAGCCTTGCAAGGAACTCCTCGCAAAGCAGGCAATGCCTTATCAAATGGACACAAACAACTAGTCCAATCCCCACCACGGGATTGGGTTAGAGGAAATGGCTTTGATGAAGTGGTTGATTTAACTGACATGCTGCAACTGAGGTCAAGAGATTGGTTTTTGGTGTTTGTTGAGAGATTCTTGGACTCTGATGGGGACACTGCTAGCTTGTCAAATAATGGGCAGATAGCAGGCATGCTCACTCAACTAAAAAGTGTGAATGATTGGCTTGATGAGGTAGGATCAAGCAAGAATGAAGGAGAATCATGCCAGATACCAGCAGAGACAATTGACAGGTTGAGGAAGAAGATATATGAATATCTTCTTACACATGTTGAATCTGCAGCAGCTGCACTCACTGGTGGATCACAATCATCCCCTGGAGTACAAACATCAGAGATCAAAGTCCAAAAGTGA
- the LOC137822995 gene encoding uncharacterized protein isoform X2 yields MASLVPGVLLKLMQHMNTDVKVAGEHRSSLLQVVSIVPALAGGELFPNQGFYLKVSDSLHATYVSLPDEHDDLILSDKIQLGQFVFVDRLEGASPVPILHGVRPIPGRHACVGTPEDIVATTHSLGFLGNAKAKKNSACSGPLDLERSRSPRKVLGNHHVGEKEKEKKEKVRLHNEEQLDKKPAVLAKSKSQTTKAVAANNTIDVKKEPLARLKSFNSRATPSSPTSCYSLPTSFEKFANGVKNQANIKGVDRLTAKVGVLEVGKGVRGASPTGKRISMGNPIRNLVQGIELGAKVLRKSWEGSMEVKNKDTSKSRATKSDPKPETPRRSTSSEKLSSKEESKMQPLTKSSKEEHRTQTSIKKVVANGTMEEQEKTGKQRVSVGKKSSEFSNTGFPGNLVKVSPSSRKVTDASVQWASLPSSIAKLGREVMKHRDAAQMAATEAIQEAAAAESLLQCLSVYAELSNSANEQNPHPTIEQFLTLHASLNSARMIADSLAKSIPDDSSQDNERIITEEAIKLKSDRQKLANSWVQTAISTNLSSFSVYNREPPSSRLPASTNSQNQKNIMGSKPMVVIESSSEDTSSKSHGKTRQSQTGSSSKQALQGTPRKAGNALSNGHKQLVQSPPRDWVRGNGFDEVVDLTDMLQLRSRDWFLVFVERFLDSDGDTASLSNNGQIAGMLTQLKSVNDWLDEVGSSKNEGESCQIPAETIDRLRKKIYEYLLTHVESAAAALTGGSQSSPGVQTSEIKVQK; encoded by the exons ATGGCAAGTCTTGTTCCTGGGGTGCTTCTCAAACTTATGCAGCACATGAACACAGATGTGAAAGTTGCTGGTGAGCACAGGTCCTCTCTGTTGCAAGTAGTGAGCATTGTTCCGGCTCTTGCCGGGGGTGAGTTGTTCCCAAATCAAGGCTTTTATCTCAAGGTTTCTGATTCCTTGCATGCCACCTATGTCTCTCTCCCTGATGAACATGATGATCTCATCCTCAGTGACAAGATTCAACTGGGGCAGTTTGTTTTTGTGGATCGTTTGGAGGGTGCTTCACCAGTTCCTATTCTTCACGGGGTTAGGCCTATTCCTGGGAGGCACGCCTGTGTTGGAACCCCTGAGGACATTGTTGCAACAACTCACTCACTTGGGTTCCTCGGTAACGCTAAGGCTAAAAAGAACAGTGCTTGTTCTGGTCCCTTGGACTTAGAGAGATCCAGGTCTCCTAGGAAAGTGTTGGGGAATCACCACGTTGGggagaaggagaaggagaagaaggAGAAAGTAAGACTGCATAATGAAGAGCAATTAGACAAGAAACCAGCGGTTTTGGCTAAGAGTAAATCTCAGACAACAAAAGCAGTGGCAGCCAACAATACTATTGATGTGAAGAAGGAACCATTGGCAAGATTGAAGTCATTTAATTCAAGGGCCACTCCTTCTTCCCCCACTAGTTGTTATTCTTTGCCTACTTCCTTTGAGAAATTTGCCAACGGGGTCAAGAATCAGGCAAATATCAAGGGAGTGGACAGGCTAACTGCCAAGGTGGGAGTGTTGGAGGTAGGAAAGGGTGTCCGTGGAGCTAGTCCAACCGGAAAGAGAATTTCCATGGGAAACCCGATCAGAAATTTGGTTCAGGGAATTGAGCTTGGAGCTAAGGTGCTGCGTAAGAGCTGGGAAGGGAGTATGGAAGTCAAGAATAAAGACACATCCAAATCAAGGGCTACCAAGTCTGACCCTAAGCCTGAG ACTCCTAGGAGAAGTACTTCAAGTGAAAAGTTGTCCTCTAAAGAAGAGAGCAAGATGCAACCGCTGACAAAGTCCTCCAAGGAAGAGCACAGGACTCAAACATCTATAAAGAAAGTTGTTGCCAATGGAACTATGGAAGAACAAGAAAAGACAGGCAAGCAAAGAGTTTCTGTTGGAAAGAAATCGTCAGAATTTTCAAACACTGGATTCCCTGGAAACTTGGTGAAAGTTTCTCCAAGTAGTAGAAAAGTGACAGATGCAAGTGTTCAATGGGCTTCACTGCCATCATCTATAGCAAAGCTTGGCAGG GAAGTGATGAAGCACAGAGATGCAGCACAAATGGCAGCAACTGAGGCTATTCAGGAGGCTGCTGCTGCTGAGAGTTTGCTGCAATGTCTAAG CGTATATGCAGAGCTAAGTAATTCTGCAAATGAGCAAAACCCGCATCCTACAATAGAGCAGTTCTTGACTCTTCATGCTAGCCTAAATAGTGCACGAATGATTGCTGACTCGCTAGCCAAATCCATTCCAGATGACTCTTCTCAAGATAACGAAAGAATCATAACAGAAGaagcaataaaactcaaatcAGATAGACAAAAGCTTGCAAATTCTTGGGTCCAAACTGCTATATCCACCAATCTATCATCCTTTTCTGTTTATAACCGAGAACCTCCATCATCCAGGCTTCCAGCTTCAACCAATTCTCAAAACCAAAAGAATATCATGGGAAGCAAACCAATGGTGGTCATAGAAAGTTCAAGTGAAGATACTTCATCAAAATCTCATGGAAAAACCCGTCAGAGTCAGACGGGTAGTAGTTCCAAACAAGCCTTGCAAGGAACTCCTCGCAAAGCAGGCAATGCCTTATCAAATGGACACAAACAACTAGTCCAATCCCCACCACGGGATTGGGTTAGAGGAAATGGCTTTGATGAAGTGGTTGATTTAACTGACATGCTGCAACTGAGGTCAAGAGATTGGTTTTTGGTGTTTGTTGAGAGATTCTTGGACTCTGATGGGGACACTGCTAGCTTGTCAAATAATGGGCAGATAGCAGGCATGCTCACTCAACTAAAAAGTGTGAATGATTGGCTTGATGAGGTAGGATCAAGCAAGAATGAAGGAGAATCATGCCAGATACCAGCAGAGACAATTGACAGGTTGAGGAAGAAGATATATGAATATCTTCTTACACATGTTGAATCTGCAGCAGCTGCACTCACTGGTGGATCACAATCATCCCCTGGAGTACAAACATCAGAGATCAAAGTCCAAAAGTGA
- the LOC137820041 gene encoding calreticulin-3 — protein MANGNTTHFFKLFLFLLILHSALAEIFFEERFEDGWKSRWVLSDWKRSEGKAGTFKHTAGKWSGDPDDKGLQTYNDAKHFAISAKIPEFNNKDRTLVVQYSIRLEQDIECGGGYIKLLSGYVNQKKFGGDTPYSLMFGPDICGTQTKKLHLILSYQGQNYPITKELQCETDKLTHFYTFILRPDASYSILVDNRERDSGSMYTDWDILPPRKIKDVKAKKPADWDDREYIEDPDGVKPEGYDSIPAEIPDPKAKKPADWDDDDDGLWKPSKVPNPAYKGPWKRKKIKNPNYKGKWKIPWIDNPEFEDDPDLYVLKPIKYVGIEVWQVKAGSVYDNILICDDPQYAKQAVDEFMANNREAEKEAFEEAEKERRAREEEEAQRAREEGEKRRKERDHKYGNRRRRRRPDPHDTYDYHDEL, from the exons ATGGCCAATGGCAACACTACCCACTTCTTCAAGCTCTTCCTTTTCCTTCTGATTCTTCACTCTGCACTTGCTGAGATTTTCTTCGAAGAGAGATTCGAAG ATGGATGGAAGAGCCGTTGGGTGTTATCGGACTGGAAAAGGAGTGAGGGGAAAGCAGGTACCTTCAAGCACACAGCAGGGAAATGGTCTGGAGATCCTGATGACAAAG gtcTTCAGACATATAACGATGCCAAGCATTTTGCCATATCTGCGAAGATACCGGAGTTTAACAACAAGGACAGAACCCTTGTGGTGCAGTATTCCATTAGGCTTGAGCAGGACATTGAATGTGGTGGCGGTTACATCAAACTTCTCTCTGGTTATGTCAATCAGAAGAAGTTTGGTGGTGATACCCCTTATAG TTTGATGTTTGGACCAGATATATGCGGTACACAAACTAAGAAGCTCCATCTTATACTATCATACCAGGGGCAGAATTACCCTATTACAAAGGAACTGCAATGTGAAACGGATAAATTGACTCATTTCTATACATTTATTCTAAGGCCTGATGCCTCTTATAGTATCCTTGTTGATAACCGGGAAAGAGATTCGGGAAGCATGTATACAGATTGGGACATCCTTCCTCCAAGGAAAATCAAGGATGTCAAAGCAAAAAAG CCAGCAGACTGGGATGATAGAGAGTACATTGAAGATCCTGATGGGGTCAAACCAGAG GGATATGATTCCATTCCAGCTGAAATTCCTGATCCAAAAGCAAAAAAG CCTGCTGACTGGGATGATGATGACGATGGACTATGGAAGCCCTCAAAGGTTCCTAATCCAGCATACAAAGGACCGTGGAAACGCAAG AAAATCAAGAATCCCAACTACAAAGGAAAGTGGAAGATTCCATGGATTGATAACCCAG AATTTGAGGATGATCCTGATCTTTATGTTCTCAAGCCAATAAAGTATGTGGGCATTGAAGTGTGGCAG GTGAAGGCAGGTTCAGTTTACGACAACATCTTAATTTGTGATGACCCGCAGTATGCAAAGCAAGCTGTGGATGAATTTATGGCTAATAATAGAGAG GCTGAAAAAGAAGCTTTTGAAGAAgcagaaaaagaaagaaggGCTCGGGAAGAAGAG GAGGCACAGAGAGCAAGAGAAGAGGGTGAAAAAAGGAGGAAGGAGAGGGATCATAAATATGGAAATAGGAGGCGTCGCCGAAGG CCGGATCCCCACGATACGTATGATTACCAT GATGAACTTTGA
- the LOC137806302 gene encoding probable hydroxyacylglutathione hydrolase 2, chloroplastic isoform X1 has protein sequence MSQTKERSGFCVWPDARQLCLRKGLLYGFMRLFSIPLKTLRGASRSLRVDQFCSVVNLSSSLQIELVPCLRDSYAYLLHDVDTGTVGVVDPSEAAPIIDALSKKNLNLTYILNTHHHHDITSGNVELKERYGAKVIGSEIDKERIPGIDIYLSDGDNWMFAGHEVHILATPGHTEGHVSFYFPGSAAIFTGDTLFSLSCGDLFEGTPEQMLSSLKRIMSLPDDTSIYCGHEYTLNNSKFALSIEPQNKELQSYAAHVAHIRNKGLATIPTTLKMEKACNPFLRTWSMEIRQKLNIAATAEEAEALRVIRQAKDKF, from the exons ATGAGTCAAACTAAg GAAAGAAGTGGGTTTTGCGTGTGGCCGGATGCGAGACAACTTTGCTTGAGGAAAGGTCTTTTATATGGATTTATGCGATTATTTTCTATACCGTTAAAAACTTTGCGTGGGGCTAGTCGCTCGTTGAGAGTAGATCAATTTTGCAGTGTAGTGAATCTATCTTCCTCACTGCAGATTGAATTG GTTCCATGCCTTAGGGACAGTTATGCTTATCTTTTACATGATGTGGATACGGGGACAGTTGGTGTTGTTGATCCTTCTGAAGCTGCGCCTATTATAGATGCTTTGAGTAAGAAAAATCTAAATTTGACTTACATACTGAACACTCACCACCATCATGATATCACCAGTGGAAATGTAGAGTTGAAAGAAAGGTACGGGGCAAAG GTAATTGGCTCAGAAATAGACAAGGAAAGAATTCCTGGTATTGATATTTATTTGAGTGATGGAGATAACTGGATGTTTGCAGGTCATGAGGTGCATATATTAGCCACTCCTGGTCACACTGAAG GTCATGTAAGCTTCTACTTTCCAGGATCGGCAGCAATTTTTACTGGAGACACCTTGTTCAGCTTATCATGTGGCGATCTCTTTGAAGGAACCCCTGAACAG ATGCTATCTTCTCTTAAAAGGATTATGTCGTTGCCAGATGACACAAGTATTTACTGCGGTCATGAATATACATTG AATAATTCAAAGTTTGCCTTGTCCATAGAACCACAAAACAAGGAACTTCAATCCTATGCTGCCCACGTAGCTCACATTAGAAATAAGGGCTTGGCCACG ATTCCAACTACGCTGAAGATGGAAAAGGCTTGCAATCCGTTTCTTCGCACATGGAGCATGGAAATCCGGCAAAAACTAAATATTGCAGCCACAGCAGAAGAAGCAGAAGCCCTGCGTGTTATTCGGCAAGCAAAGgataaattttag
- the LOC137806302 gene encoding probable hydroxyacylglutathione hydrolase 2, chloroplastic isoform X2, with protein sequence MGIERSGFCVWPDARQLCLRKGLLYGFMRLFSIPLKTLRGASRSLRVDQFCSVVNLSSSLQIELVPCLRDSYAYLLHDVDTGTVGVVDPSEAAPIIDALSKKNLNLTYILNTHHHHDITSGNVELKERYGAKVIGSEIDKERIPGIDIYLSDGDNWMFAGHEVHILATPGHTEGHVSFYFPGSAAIFTGDTLFSLSCGDLFEGTPEQMLSSLKRIMSLPDDTSIYCGHEYTLNNSKFALSIEPQNKELQSYAAHVAHIRNKGLATIPTTLKMEKACNPFLRTWSMEIRQKLNIAATAEEAEALRVIRQAKDKF encoded by the exons ATGGGCATT GAAAGAAGTGGGTTTTGCGTGTGGCCGGATGCGAGACAACTTTGCTTGAGGAAAGGTCTTTTATATGGATTTATGCGATTATTTTCTATACCGTTAAAAACTTTGCGTGGGGCTAGTCGCTCGTTGAGAGTAGATCAATTTTGCAGTGTAGTGAATCTATCTTCCTCACTGCAGATTGAATTG GTTCCATGCCTTAGGGACAGTTATGCTTATCTTTTACATGATGTGGATACGGGGACAGTTGGTGTTGTTGATCCTTCTGAAGCTGCGCCTATTATAGATGCTTTGAGTAAGAAAAATCTAAATTTGACTTACATACTGAACACTCACCACCATCATGATATCACCAGTGGAAATGTAGAGTTGAAAGAAAGGTACGGGGCAAAG GTAATTGGCTCAGAAATAGACAAGGAAAGAATTCCTGGTATTGATATTTATTTGAGTGATGGAGATAACTGGATGTTTGCAGGTCATGAGGTGCATATATTAGCCACTCCTGGTCACACTGAAG GTCATGTAAGCTTCTACTTTCCAGGATCGGCAGCAATTTTTACTGGAGACACCTTGTTCAGCTTATCATGTGGCGATCTCTTTGAAGGAACCCCTGAACAG ATGCTATCTTCTCTTAAAAGGATTATGTCGTTGCCAGATGACACAAGTATTTACTGCGGTCATGAATATACATTG AATAATTCAAAGTTTGCCTTGTCCATAGAACCACAAAACAAGGAACTTCAATCCTATGCTGCCCACGTAGCTCACATTAGAAATAAGGGCTTGGCCACG ATTCCAACTACGCTGAAGATGGAAAAGGCTTGCAATCCGTTTCTTCGCACATGGAGCATGGAAATCCGGCAAAAACTAAATATTGCAGCCACAGCAGAAGAAGCAGAAGCCCTGCGTGTTATTCGGCAAGCAAAGgataaattttag
- the LOC137806302 gene encoding probable hydroxyacylglutathione hydrolase 2, chloroplastic isoform X3 has translation MRLFSIPLKTLRGASRSLRVDQFCSVVNLSSSLQIELVPCLRDSYAYLLHDVDTGTVGVVDPSEAAPIIDALSKKNLNLTYILNTHHHHDITSGNVELKERYGAKVIGSEIDKERIPGIDIYLSDGDNWMFAGHEVHILATPGHTEGHVSFYFPGSAAIFTGDTLFSLSCGDLFEGTPEQMLSSLKRIMSLPDDTSIYCGHEYTLNNSKFALSIEPQNKELQSYAAHVAHIRNKGLATIPTTLKMEKACNPFLRTWSMEIRQKLNIAATAEEAEALRVIRQAKDKF, from the exons ATGCGATTATTTTCTATACCGTTAAAAACTTTGCGTGGGGCTAGTCGCTCGTTGAGAGTAGATCAATTTTGCAGTGTAGTGAATCTATCTTCCTCACTGCAGATTGAATTG GTTCCATGCCTTAGGGACAGTTATGCTTATCTTTTACATGATGTGGATACGGGGACAGTTGGTGTTGTTGATCCTTCTGAAGCTGCGCCTATTATAGATGCTTTGAGTAAGAAAAATCTAAATTTGACTTACATACTGAACACTCACCACCATCATGATATCACCAGTGGAAATGTAGAGTTGAAAGAAAGGTACGGGGCAAAG GTAATTGGCTCAGAAATAGACAAGGAAAGAATTCCTGGTATTGATATTTATTTGAGTGATGGAGATAACTGGATGTTTGCAGGTCATGAGGTGCATATATTAGCCACTCCTGGTCACACTGAAG GTCATGTAAGCTTCTACTTTCCAGGATCGGCAGCAATTTTTACTGGAGACACCTTGTTCAGCTTATCATGTGGCGATCTCTTTGAAGGAACCCCTGAACAG ATGCTATCTTCTCTTAAAAGGATTATGTCGTTGCCAGATGACACAAGTATTTACTGCGGTCATGAATATACATTG AATAATTCAAAGTTTGCCTTGTCCATAGAACCACAAAACAAGGAACTTCAATCCTATGCTGCCCACGTAGCTCACATTAGAAATAAGGGCTTGGCCACG ATTCCAACTACGCTGAAGATGGAAAAGGCTTGCAATCCGTTTCTTCGCACATGGAGCATGGAAATCCGGCAAAAACTAAATATTGCAGCCACAGCAGAAGAAGCAGAAGCCCTGCGTGTTATTCGGCAAGCAAAGgataaattttag